The genomic region TCTGTTCCCTAATAATAATGTGACGGTCAATATATTGATAGTTTATGGACAAACCATGTAAACAGCATGAGAGTTAATGCCGTGCATGAGGTAGTGACAGGCAAAAGTTCAACTATGAGAACAACAATTTTGGATATTTTTGCTTTGTAATCATAGTCTACCTGAATCAATGCACATTAGGAGGATCCCTTGCAGTACTAGTTCAGTTAATCAGTTGAATGCACTCTCCACTTTTTATCAGGTCCTAATTTTTTCCCATGTACTTCAAAGTTAAGAACAAACACACACCCCAAGCGTACCACAAAACTATGTCAAGTCGATCAATAATATTAACTAGTCCATCTAATACAGACTGAAAGAAAAACCATTTAACCATAATACTGTACCACGTTCAGTACTTTCCTCAAGCACATGCTAAAGAGGAAAATGTACTCTTTCATTGAAAAATTGTCAATATTGAATCAAGTTGAGATCTTATGGACATTATATGCATGATGAAAACCTTTTTTTAAAGATTATCAGGGAAAAGGAAAATCAGTAAAGTTGTCAAGAGGTTTCATTATGCAACATGATACCAGTGACTGAGAATGGCTGACATACTGCATTCCTGTTCTAAAGCCCGGAGAATAATGCGTAATGCCTCACTTATGTTTTACACTGGTGCCAAACAATTCTACCACCTTCTTTAAATCTAAGGGATATATTTGTTTATGCAATAAATTGTAAGTCACCACCTAGATAAACAAATCTCATCAAGGCTACAAATAATATGGCTTCTGTGAGTGTCATGACTAATATGAAATCAAAAGATCTTGGTCAAGAAAAATAAAGACCACGTTTAAATGTCCTCTACAGATGTGATCCTAATCACAGCCAAAAGATTCAATAAAAAGAAGAGTAAACAGTAGAAGAATGTATTTGATAGTATATCAGGGCAAGAAATGCTATTCATCCATTACACTGCCAAACAAGGACACCAGGACTGATTAGAAAACTACCTAGTAAAATGATGCCTTTGATATCAGTGGAACAACAATTATGTTTTGAAAGCTCAAATTGTGCTACAAGTAGTAGATGACACCCAAAGTTAAAATACCTCAATAATACAGGACATTTCTCCGAAACAGGTGCTTTTCTGGAAACCAAAACTCCCAATAATAGAAAATGCCTGTAAAGATTTCTTTCAATCAAGGCAATGAGACCCCCAAAGTAGGACTACACTAGTGCTCATAACCTTTTATGACTATTGGATTTAAGCTAGTAAAAAATCGACACAACAGAAACTGGAAAATGTTCCATACTCATTAACATTCGAGTATGGCTTAAAACTATGTGCGCATACCTAGACGGCTAGAAACAGAAATGAACTAGCAACAACTCAAAAGTTAACAAATTAAATCTTATAAACAATATGATACTATTTTCGGCAATGCCAGTATCTCAAACAATGTACTACTTTCCATTATCCTCATTTCTACTCATTTTCAGAACTTGTTTACTTCAGCCTTTCCTAAAATGATCATCTTCAACTCGAAACATTATAAACAAACCCTAAACACATAAAGCTTCACGTTTATAATCTAAGCTAACTCGAAACTAAATTACTACTACTCATCCTAAATTAGCTAATTTCCACACTTCACTGTTCCCATGAACCCTAAATTCAATGAAAGCTTTCCATTTCAAGAAATAAACCCAAAACCTTACCCTATCTGTACTTCCAGCTGTGGCACCGGAGCTCCTTACTTTATACTCGACTCTCCAACCGGCCGGCAACCAATCCATCGACATAGGATCCGAACCTTTCGCCTTGGCCCGACCCGCCGACCCGTCCGCCGTGCCGTTCGATTGAGCCTTTCCGACTTCTTGACTTTCTTCCATGGTTGAGCCGTCGATGAAGGCTCCCGATTGGAGGAGGGGATCGGAGCCTTCCAGGGCTCCGTCAGGTGGAGTCGGATTCGGGTTCAGATCCTTGCCGGAAGCTCCGGGGAGTGACATGCGTGACTATCCGAGTTGTTTTCTGTTAGAGTAGGACCCGTTTGACTCTCGTTTGATTGTTTTGGTGCATGTTTATTGTGAGGTAAAGTGGGCCGGGTTTTGGTTCAGGCTCGAGAAACTTCCAAGGGAAATTGTTAAAACTGCTAGTTAATTAATAATTATAAACAATTACAAAATCAGGAAAACAATGCACGTATGTCAAATTGATTAGAAAAAAATTGCACAACATAGAGTATTTGATGATTCATAAGAACTGTTTTGAAAATGAAGAGTTGATATACACAAACAGTACTCAAAAACAAAGATATTTTGTCAAGATCATAATAATGATTCTTGAACAAACCATGAACAAAAATACAAATAACCTAAAGGAATTCATTCTTGAACTAAATTATCAAAGCTGAAGTCTTGAAGATGTAGGGTTCCATCACACATTCTGCACCATTCTTTGTTCAGGATCAACATTTTGCGCCCTTCTTTGTTCAGGATCAACCGATTGGTCTTGTTGTTGCTTGAGTTTCCTCCCTTCCCAAAAGGACCACCCGAGTATTAGGAGTAGTCCCAATATACAAAATACAACTACCAACGTTATTGTAACAGTGTTTGACACCGTGGTGTGTGCGTACGACGAAGAGAATTCTAGATAAGAAATTATAGGTTCTACAATGATCGATTGTCTCTGTTTATGATCTTCTGAGTCTTGAACTTGTTACCTTCTTTTATAGAGGAAGTAGTGCTTCAAATTTCCTACTATAATTTCCTAGTGGTAACTTGGAACCATTCTCCTTTTGTTATTAACTTACCATCTATAATTTCCTAATCTTATTTGGAACCCCTTACCATCTACTTTCAGTCATGAATTCAGCTTATTCCTAATTATGTTAGGTTTTGATCGATCGCGATTAAGATTTATTGCGATTCAAGGAAAAAGATTTGCTTATGCCACTAGATTCAGCACCACCCTAAATCTAGAAATACACTTGCTTCTTTAAGTTCATTACCACGTATCTGTAGGATCTGCCGAGCCCGACCCGGCCCATTAACAAGAACATAAACAAATACCGCGCATTTGGCAGAGAACAAACTCAAACCAAAAATGTCACCAACAACGAAAGAAGCTCTTCTCCTCATCCAAAAAATGGTGAAAAGCCCGCCACTGAAAGCCTTGTCAATCTTCAACTCCTCAACCCTCCAAGGCTTCCACCACACCCACCTCTCCATCTCCTTCATCCTCCACAATCTCATCTCCTCCAATCTCCAAACGCACGCCCACTCTCTCCTCCTCCACCTCCTCTCCGGCCGAATCTCCTCCCCGTTCTTCACCCCCTTGTCTCTCCTCCACGATTTAACTCAACCCAACTCGACCCCACTCCCCACCTCGAGTCTTCTACACGAAGCCATCATCAACGCCCATGTGCAATCTCACTCCCCATCTCAAGCCCTTTACTATTTAAGCAATATGGTCCAGCAAGGCATGGTTCCAACCTCGAACACTTTCAACAACGTATTGGGTTTTCTTGTTAAGTCTCGAGATTTTGAGAAGGCGTGGCGGGTGTTCAATGAGTTTAAGAGTAGAGTCCAGTTGGATTTGTATAGCTTTGGGATAGTTGTAAAGAGCTGCTGCGAGGGTGGTGAATTGGATAGGGGTTTTGGGGTTTTGGATGAGACGGAGGAAATGGGTTGGTCTCCGAATGTGGTGATATATACTACGTTGATTGATGGGTGTTGCAAGAATGGTGATTTGGAGAGGGCGGAGAAGATGTTTTGTAAAATGGGGGAGGTTGGTTTGGTGGCGAATCAGTATACTTATACTGTGTTGATTGATGGGATGTTCAAGAAGGGGAGGAGTAAAGAAGGGTTTGAGTTGTATGAGAAGATGAAGATTAATGGGGTTGTTCCGAATACGCGTACTTATAGTTGTTTGATCAGTGGGTTGTGTAAGGATGGGAAAATGAGTAGTGCGTTGGAGCTGTTTGATGAAATGCGTGAGAGAGGAATGGCCTGCAATGTGGTGACATACAACATTATAATTGGCGGGTTGTGTCAAGAAATGAGGGTTTGGGAAGCTGAGAGGTTTGTGAATGAGATGAAGAGGGATGGGATTAGTCCGAGTGTGGTTACTTTTAATACTCTGATTGATGGGTTTTGTGGTATCGGGAAGCTGGACAAGGCAATGAGTTTGTTTGATCAGTTGAAATCGAGTGGACAGTCGCCATCTTTGGTGACTTATAATGTGCTGATTCGAGGGTTTGCCAAAGCTCGAAACTCTACTGGAGTCACTGATTTGTTGAGAGAGATGGAGAACAGAGGCATGGCTCCTTCTAAAGTGACGTATACAATTGTAATTGATGCTTTGGTTCGGTCCGATGACATGGAAAGAGCGTTTCATGTGTTCTCCTCCATGGAGAAGTCTGGTCTGATGCCTGATGTCTACACCTATGGGGTCTTGATACATGGATTATGCATGAAAGGTAATATGATTGAAGCATCAAAGCTGTTACAATCAATGAGCGATTCGAATTTGGAGCCAAATGATGTCATATTTAATATAATGATTCATGGCTACTGCAAAGAAGGTAGCTCTTACAGGGCACTGAGGTTGCTCAAAGAAATGAGAAAGAAGGGGATGGTTCCGAATGTGGCTAGTTACAGTTCGACCATTGGAGTTATGAGTAATGATGGGAAATGGGAAGAGGCTGAAATGCTACTTAAAGGCATGATGGAGTCAGATTTGAAACCATCAATTTCTTTGTATAATATAATCTCTAGGGTGAAAAATGATACACCGGTGAAGGTTTCAACCTGAACCTTTGATCTTGTTCGCGCAGCACAAATGCAGTGGAGAGAAAGTATTACTATTTCCCCTTAAAGCTTGTTGATGAATCAAACAGTACTAGCTGGACATGCTTCATTTCATAAACTTGACGAGCCTCCCTGAAAACTTCGCCCACAAGTAAGCTTCTCAGTCTCAAATATTTCGTTATTATAAACTGCACAAGCCTCAGATTATGAACTTATGGTATAATTAAATTATTTTTGTCTTCTCTGAATTGCTCAAGACTCAAGAGTGCATTGTGCAATTGTCAATAATATTGTTTGTCCACAGGGGTTTTCTGAATTGGATGTACAACGGTCAACCAAAGGGACGTATGTTTTCAGAGACAATAGCCGAAAAAGAAACACTTGTAGGTTTACTTGAGGATGGGGTTGCTCATGGTTCTCAAAGATATATGGGATAGATTCGATACCACGAGCCGGATTGTGAAGTCACTGAATCAGAGATGACCTTCCCAACATGGCAGTCCTACCTTTCACGGCATTTCCTGTCATAAATTTGATATTTCTCTTAGTCTGGCTAGCGCAATTGAAGAAGCAGCTCCAACAGCAACCACAGGCTTACGTCGATCAATCTCCCAATTCTGACAAAGTGCTGTCACTGCAAAAACAAAGCAGCCGGATGCTGCTGGAGTCTTCACTTCTTCAAGAGAAAGCTGGAGTTTCGACCCCATGAGTGTGCTATTTGCTTGAAGAAGCTCATGAATGGCGAGTGAGGGGGCGAAAGCTTGAAGTGTCAAGTGTGTGTCGATTAAGCTTTATGAATCTCCTCAAGGGTTCTTCACAGTGAGATGCGATGTTCTTTAATTCAAACTCAAATTACTAAAGCATTCATTTGACCTTTACACTTTCCCTTTTCGAACAACAAAATTTACCAAAATTTGAACATACAAAGAAGTCGGCTATGGAGGCCAGAACCCTTCTATCCGTTATACAAAGCTTTAACCCCTCTTTACACACATCATTTCCACAATATGAAAGTAACGCTTTTCGTCAAAAAAACGATAACATAAACCGAAAGCGACGAATCAAACAGAACACGGCAACACGCAAACACGACCCACTTCGCCACGTCCTACCTACTTCCGTCAACAAAAACGACCAAAAGCAACACGTAAACTCCCAATCAAGCCGAACTAGGCGGGTCCCACTACCCCCTTCCAGATCACACACACAAAACCTTTCATTTCGAAAACAACATATGCTCGCTTCCCAGGTTACCAGTAGTACCACACTACCACTCTTCTTTACTTTTCCTCTTTCTCAAAGAGCCATGGACCCCAACAAGCTCCTCCTCCTCTGCTTCCTCCTCTCCGCCTTCCACGTCATCCTCACCTCCGCCATCGGCGTCAACTACGGCACAGTAGCCAACAACCTCCCCCCTCCTTCCCAAGTCGCCACCTTCCTCAAGACCAAGACCACCATCGACCGCGTCAAGATCTTCAACACCGACCCCGCCGTCCTCCGTGCCTTCGCCAACACCGGCATCGCTGTCACCGTCACCGTCGGCAACGGCAACGTCCCCCCGCTCGCTAAGCTCCCAGCCGCCCAGTCCTGGGTCGCCGACAACATCCTCCCCTTCTACCCGCGCACCAACATCAACCGAATCGCCGTGGGAAACGAAATCCTCGCCACGTCGGACAAGGACCTCATCGCGCATCTCCTCCCGGCTATGAAGGCGCTCCACTCGGCTCTCAACCTGGCCAATGTCACCTCCATTCAGGTCTCGACACCGCACTCCCTCGGCATTCTCGCACCCAACACAGGCCCACCGAGCCTCGGACAGTTCCGCAGCGGCTACGACAAGGTCATTTTCCAGCCGATTTTGGAGTATCATCGCCAGACCAAATCGCCGTTCCTCGTCAACCCCTACCCGTTTTTCGGGCTCTCACCCGACACTTTAAACTACGCCACTTTCAGGCCAAACGCCGGCGTTTTCGACCCTGCCACCGGCGTTAACTACACCAACATGTTCGACGCCCAGATGGACGCGGTGTTCTCGGCCATGAAGAAGGTCGGGTACGAAGACGTGGATCTAGTAGTCGCCGAAACGGGTTGGCCCTCTGCCGGTGACCCGAACCAACTCGGTGTGAGCGTGGAAAACGCCGAGGCGTACAACGGGAACCTCATACGCCACGTCAGCTCCGGGAAGGGCACGCCGTTGATGCCGAACAGGACTTTCGAGACTTACATCTTCGCGCTGTTCAATGAGAACCTGAAGCCTACGTTGTCGGAGCAGAATTACGGGCTGTTCAAACCCGACCTCGACCCGGTTTACGACGTGGGGCTATTACGTAACGGGCAGGTAAATTCGTAATTTCCGTAATAATGACCCGTTTAATTACCTGTCTGACTTTACTTCTACTTATCTGTACTTCATGTTGTGTCCGTTTAATGCACGACACGTGGCTAGATCACGACGCTTGGAAGCCTCCATATTCCAAGTTTGTGCTCTGTCTCTGACACACTGCCTCCCAGCTTTATTCAAAAACAAAGTGGGCGGTTCTGCTTACGACAAAGCTTTTACGCGTCGTTGTCGTTTTGTGTGTAATGACTGTTCGTTTCGTATTTGATCTAATTAGGCAGAGGGGCCCACATCCGGCCCGGCACTGAGTCCGGCATCAGGCCCAGCAGCAGGCCCAGAAGCAATGGGTCCCGCGCCTGATGTGGTGGCGCAATCACCGGCAGCGGCGGGGAAGAGCTGGTGCGTGCCGAAGTCGAACGTTTCCGACGCGGCGCTGCAGAAGAACATAGACTACGTATGCAGCAGTGGAGTGGACTGCAAGCCCATAAAGCAAGGTGGGCCGTGCTTTGAGCCCAATTCAGTGAAGTCGCACGCGGCTTACGTCATGAACGCTTATTACCAGGAGCATGGCCCACAGAATATCAACTGCGATTTCAACGGCACCGGAGTCGTCACCTCTACTGATCCCAGTAAGTTCTATATTTTATGAAATAAAAAGTAAATAATAATAAAGAAAGTAAAAGCTGATTGGGTGGCACGTGGCAGGTTACAAGACGTGCACGTACCCTACCAAAGTGGCGGAGAAGGAGGAAAAGTCCCCGGGAAGTTCCCCTGCGAAGTCGGTGGCGGGAAGCTCAACGAGGATGAGATGTAGCAAAGTGGCTCTGTTCTCACTAATGGTCGGTTGTGGGGTAATGTTTAATATTTAGGGAAAATAGAGATAAATAAGGTATTTGTATTCTTTAGGGGTTTTACTATATTTGATTATTTGTAGGGTGGGACTAATTCTAGGGATGGCGACTGTGGCCATTTTTGGGTGCTGGGGTATGAGATTTGGAGCTCTCATAGCTAGTAATTTGACTAGGGTTTGGACCAATTTAGATGTTATTTAAGGTGCTTTTTTTTTTTCATTTTTTTTTTCTACATATATATGATTTATGAATAACAAGTTTGATGACTATGTCTGTGTGTACCCTGCTGATTATGTTGACTTCCAGTTAGTTTTAGGATTAGGCACTTCTGTTGACATGGGTAGCTTGTCTTGGTCAGGGTATCTGTTGATTTGTTTGAGATTGCTACACACACTTAAATTCATAAAAGAAAATTAACAAAAAAATGTATTCATACATTTTTCTAAACACACGGAAAATGTTTATAAAGTATTTTCTCGTTTAAAAGTGTTCTTAGCACAGTTCAAGAACACGGTCATACTTTCATGAAAGTACTTCTTCATCTAAACTTTTCAACTAGACGTCGATCTGCGCATGACCAAGGGGATAGTTGCAGCATGCCTTTGTTAACTTTTGATCAATACATGCATTCTTGATAAAACGTATGCTTACACTCGGGAACAAATGAACTGCTTAAAGCAAATTGCGCACTCTTGGAATTGGAATCGAAACTGCAGCTTTCTGTTGTATGCGCCAATACTGCATGCCTCTCCAGGCTCCAGCCGCTTTGTTTTTGTGCACACTTATAGCAGCTTGGTCGGAATTGGGAACTTGAATATGAGGAGGCTGCAATTGTACAAGATTTCTTGGTGCTTCTACCCCATTTCGATCATTCGGCCTTTTCGTACAACATACAAAAAAGCACTATATAAGAAAACATGCAGTAATAACCTATCACTATAAGAAGTGCGTAGTACAATAAGGCAATCTCAAACTTACTAACAGGATGCTCAAACACCAATTGACCTACCAATTGTTTCATATAAGAATGTAAGGTGAATCCACAACCAATGCTCTTTCATGCAACAAGAGGTTTAACTCTCCGTGTCACAACCATGTTTAAGAATGTTAATTCCAAAACAAGCTAGCAGAACCAGTACACATGCAAGACTACAACAATAGTATACGCACTATATATGAGGAAAGAATGAAAGATATGTATTTTAGGTGCTGCTGGAGGTGAGGAATTGAGACTTACTAATATAACTGTTTGAGAAGAGGATCATCTCATTGGATTTTCAAGTATACTTATCATTCATGCCTTGAGTCTTTTGAAGATCGATTCTTTGTTAGGGTCACCCCTTCCACTTCCACTTGGAAGTTCTTCCGCCTCCTCATTGTCACTATATTCACGACTGCGCTTAAAGGTGCTCCTTGTGTCATTGTCGAGCTCTTTCAAGTCTTCCTCGCAGACCAAACGGGCTGCACACCTCTTGACACTATTCGAGCATGGAATTTTCGGTATGCGCCCCATACTCCACGTTGAATAATATGCTTTAAACAAGAAGTTGATGAGATTTGTTCCGGTATCCAGCATTTGTTCAACAGGCAGATAAAACATCCAAATGTGATCTCCCATAACATGGCTTGCCATTTTGGCCCGGAAGGGACGAGAAGTCACTTGTGAAAAACATCGAATCACAACATCAACCTCCAGATCGGCTGCAGGTTTATGATTTGCAAAAACAACACACAATACAATTCCCATCCACTTTGGTCTGCAAGATTCTCGATGCGAAGGTAGCTCCACGGTCAATGTATCTCCCTCACTTTGAATATTTAACCAGGCTGAGATTTTGCTTCCAGGACTTATGATCGAGAATATGTCAAAGTTTGGAGACATTCTCGGTAGTGAGGGTAACTGAGCAGCAAATTGCTTTAGCATCGAAAATATTCCATTATTCCATCCTTCATCATCAACCAATCCAAAGCTATTGACTGATGTTAAATAAAAACAGTAGTCCCAACCGGTGAGTCCGCACAGTTTTGTTTGTTTTGACAACTTCTTCAAGGAAGCACAATCATCAACCCGGACTTCTAATCTTGCACTTGGTGGAAGATCCGGCAATTGTTGAAGCCTTTTGCACCTATTCAAATCAATCAAGTGAAGCTCAGACAGGCATTTTATGCTTGCAGGGAGAGTAACAAAATTATTTCCAGTAAGGTACAAGACTTCAAGGTATGGCATGCAATAGCCAATATCATCAGGTAGTGCACCTTCATAAAGTTTACACTCATTGAGACTCAACGTTGTCAAAAACTGCAACTCCCTTAGAGAAGGACAAAGCGATCCCAGAGGCTCCAAACTCCTTTTTGCGAATAAATTCCAAAAGCCGATTTTCAATGATGAAGTTCTTTTCTCAAACACAGTCCCATCTAAGTCAAGACTTAAAAAAATTTTCATCCCTCTTGCAAAATCTGGAACGCTTACTTTTGAGCAATCACCAAAGTAAAAGTCCTCGAGAGACTCCATTTCTATCTCAGTTGGAAAGCTCTTAATGTTTTCACAGCCTAAGAGGTTCAACAACTTAAGCTTTTTGTGAACTGTAATGGATGGATGAATCTCAACTAAACTCGCACAACGTCCAAGTCCCAAGATCTCAAGATTCGGAATACCTGTGAAATCTGGAGTCTTGGTTAAGTTGTTGGAGCCCCAAAGATTCATACGTTTCAAGTTAGGCAAGTCCTGTAAAAAAACATGGTAGAAGTAATTCTTAAAACCTTCAAATTTTATGAAATATATAACAGAAACTATTCAAAATATCAATAAAATGCATGTTACCTGTTTCCCATCCCAAAGCTTGACAATTTTGCTATCTTCCATCTTAAGCTCAACAAGTAAGTCTGGTCGGTAACTAGCTGGAAGAAATCTGGAAGGATACCAACTCCATTTCAAAGTTCTTAATGAACTAGGAAGGAATTGGGGAGCAGATTTAATCCTGAGATTATCAAATTCAAGAAACATCAATTCGGACATCTTAGAGAAGCCTTCGCAATTCCAGTTCATGTCTGCCTCTTCTAATCTAGGTAAGCATAACCGGATGCCTCTTATTGCTTTTGTTCCCTGATATTAGTTCACATAAAGAAAAAGTTAATTACATGGTCAAGCAGCCAAGTCTAAGACAAAATGTATACCAAAAATCTGGACATATATTATTTACTTACAGTATTACTCTTGAATACACCAAAGACATCATTTTGATTGCACAAACGACTACGTCGACCAGGATCTTCTCTACACTCTTGACGAA from Fragaria vesca subsp. vesca linkage group LG3, FraVesHawaii_1.0, whole genome shotgun sequence harbors:
- the LOC101302143 gene encoding pentatricopeptide repeat-containing protein At4g11690-like encodes the protein MSPTTKEALLLIQKMVKSPPLKALSIFNSSTLQGFHHTHLSISFILHNLISSNLQTHAHSLLLHLLSGRISSPFFTPLSLLHDLTQPNSTPLPTSSLLHEAIINAHVQSHSPSQALYYLSNMVQQGMVPTSNTFNNVLGFLVKSRDFEKAWRVFNEFKSRVQLDLYSFGIVVKSCCEGGELDRGFGVLDETEEMGWSPNVVIYTTLIDGCCKNGDLERAEKMFCKMGEVGLVANQYTYTVLIDGMFKKGRSKEGFELYEKMKINGVVPNTRTYSCLISGLCKDGKMSSALELFDEMRERGMACNVVTYNIIIGGLCQEMRVWEAERFVNEMKRDGISPSVVTFNTLIDGFCGIGKLDKAMSLFDQLKSSGQSPSLVTYNVLIRGFAKARNSTGVTDLLREMENRGMAPSKVTYTIVIDALVRSDDMERAFHVFSSMEKSGLMPDVYTYGVLIHGLCMKGNMIEASKLLQSMSDSNLEPNDVIFNIMIHGYCKEGSSYRALRLLKEMRKKGMVPNVASYSSTIGVMSNDGKWEEAEMLLKGMMESDLKPSISLYNIISRVKNDTPVKVST
- the LOC101311846 gene encoding TMV resistance protein N-like, coding for MTLSTLRALSFHSAESAPRWKYDVFLNFRGEDTRKGFISHLYHELQYWQAIKTFKDDREIEIGATISPELLSAIEESRLAIVVLSPNYASSTWCLDELAKIVESRETQESTILPVFFDVDPSDVRNQRKSFAEAFAKHEKSIDDINCYISLLILLNMELGLYTLYISKSERDVIRAIVKCVWSKVRPLITLSNSKDKLVGIDYGLIEMSGFLALEVNDVRFIGIWGMGGVGKTTLAKLVFQRLSHHFEVTKFLFNVGEVSAKHSTLVDLQKQLVSPILKEKTQVWDEQQGTVYIRKCLFNKKVLLIIDNVDHYNQLEILVGNKSWFGDGSRIIVTTRDERLLIEHDIELSFKVEGLNDHRALELFSQNAFKKDQPKDEFLQLSKCFVDYARGLPLALKILGRSLYKRDLNAWNSALDKLKTIPIPTIFDSLKLSYDVLDDMQKSIFLDVAHFYKGIEKGQAIGILESCGLCGCIGIDVLIEKSLIIIEGFDIVGMHDLVHEMAREIVRQECREDPGRRSRLCNQNDVFGVFKSNTGTKAIRGIRLCLPRLEEADMNWNCEGFSKMSELMFLEFDNLRIKSAPQFLPSSLRTLKWSWYPSRFLPASYRPDLLVELKMEDSKIVKLWDGKQDLPNLKRMNLWGSNNLTKTPDFTGIPNLEILGLGRCASLVEIHPSITVHKKLKLLNLLGCENIKSFPTEIEMESLEDFYFGDCSKVSVPDFARGMKIFLSLDLDGTVFEKRTSSLKIGFWNLFAKRSLEPLGSLCPSLRELQFLTTLSLNECKLYEGALPDDIGYCMPYLEVLYLTGNNFVTLPASIKCLSELHLIDLNRCKRLQQLPDLPPSARLEVRVDDCASLKKLSKQTKLCGLTGWDYCFYLTSVNSFGLVDDEGWNNGIFSMLKQFAAQLPSLPRMSPNFDIFSIISPGSKISAWLNIQSEGDTLTVELPSHRESCRPKWMGIVLCVVFANHKPAADLEVDVVIRCFSQVTSRPFRAKMASHVMGDHIWMFYLPVEQMLDTGTNLINFLFKAYYSTWSMGRIPKIPCSNSVKRCAARLVCEEDLKELDNDTRSTFKRSREYSDNEEAEELPSGSGRGDPNKESIFKRLKA
- the LOC101311557 gene encoding glucan endo-1,3-beta-glucosidase-like, yielding MDPNKLLLLCFLLSAFHVILTSAIGVNYGTVANNLPPPSQVATFLKTKTTIDRVKIFNTDPAVLRAFANTGIAVTVTVGNGNVPPLAKLPAAQSWVADNILPFYPRTNINRIAVGNEILATSDKDLIAHLLPAMKALHSALNLANVTSIQVSTPHSLGILAPNTGPPSLGQFRSGYDKVIFQPILEYHRQTKSPFLVNPYPFFGLSPDTLNYATFRPNAGVFDPATGVNYTNMFDAQMDAVFSAMKKVGYEDVDLVVAETGWPSAGDPNQLGVSVENAEAYNGNLIRHVSSGKGTPLMPNRTFETYIFALFNENLKPTLSEQNYGLFKPDLDPVYDVGLLRNGQAEGPTSGPALSPASGPAAGPEAMGPAPDVVAQSPAAAGKSWCVPKSNVSDAALQKNIDYVCSSGVDCKPIKQGGPCFEPNSVKSHAAYVMNAYYQEHGPQNINCDFNGTGVVTSTDPSYKTCTYPTKVAEKEEKSPGSSPAKSVAGSSTRMRCSKVALFSLMVGCGVMFNI